Genomic window (Rossellomorea aquimaris):
AAGAACCAAAGCGCTTGATATAATGCTGTCACGTTTATTTACTGCAGTTGCCATAAGGATTCAGCCTTTCATGGGTTAAATACGGAATGAATATTCATTCCTCCTCATTGTATACCCAGTAAAATACCATCTCAATCACACAATGTACCCAATATTTGTGAAGGTTTTGTTAACGTATGTGGAGAAGGTTCTAGTAAGAGTCACTTTTAGAGAGGAGTTGGAATGTGTTTATGTACAGGTGACATTCGAAGTGTTATTTGCAATAAGAAGGATACGGAAGCTTTTAGACGTGTTTCATGAAGATGACGAAAAAAAGCAAACCCATCTTCACGGATTCGCTTCTCTTCAAGTCTACTTATTGTCCTTAACCGATCTCCGTTCCACTAATTCAGTCGTCAACTTATAATAGGGATCGACTTCCTCTTTAGCAAGCTTCTGAAAGATTAGATGAACAGCGAGTGCGCCGGCTTCGTATTTCGGCTGCCTCATGGTGGTCAATGGGGGAGATACGTACTCTGACAGTTGAATATCATCGAATCCGATAATCGAGATATCTTCCGGCACCCGGATATTTTTCTCGGATAGAGCCTGTAATCCACCGATCGCCATTTCATCGTTGGCATAAAAAATGGCTTGGGGGATATCTTGTTGGGCAATGAGCATTTTCGTTGCTTTATATCCGCCTTCACGTGTAAATCCGCCTGATGTTTTCCATTTAGAACGATAAGGAATATCATGTTTCTCCAAGGCTTGCTTAAAGCCCTGGAAGCGGAGTTCATTGTCATGGGAGTTATAAGGTCCGCTAATATAAGCAATATTCCGGTGACCTTTCTTAATCAGATGTTCCGTAGCCTGAAATCCACCTTCGACATTGTCGACTTCCACCTGGAGAACATAGTCATGTTTAATATCCCGGTCCAACACGACGATAGGGAATCCTTCGCGGGTGGATTCCAATATCGTTTCGTCTGTGATGTTATGGGCTAAGATAATCACACCGTCGACTCGTTTTTCTTTCAAAAATTTAATGGCTGTAGATTGGGCACCGCCAATTGAACTGCAGGCTATGAGGTCGTACCCGTTAGTAGATGTCACATCCTGGACACCTTTAATTAATTCAGAATAATACGGACCTGATAAATCACTCAGAATCAAGGCGATGGTATTCGTGTTGGTACGTTTTAAATCGGATGCGAGTCCGTTCTTTTGATAGTTCAATTGTTTTGCTGCATCCAATACTTTCTTTCTTGTTTCTTCGCTTACTTTGGTACTGTTATTTAAAGCGTAGGAGGCCGTTGAAACGGCTACTCCTGAAAGCTTTGCCACATCTTTGATTGTTGCCATTTATTCACATCCTTGATTGCTATATGAATAGCGGTTGTTCATCTCTGTCTCCAAGATTCATTATACATTTATAGTATAGGCATTCACACTTTAGACTAGTAGAGGTTGTTGTTTTTCCCGTCACTATTTAATCCCCGACATCGTAAACCCTTCGACGATATATTTTTGGAAGAAAGAGAAGATGATGATAATCGGTACGACCATGAATGCCGCTCCGGCCATTTGAAGACCAAAGTTATTCGCATACTGCCCTTGAAGGAGGGATAGTCCTACTGAAAGGGTGTAGAGGCTTTCATCATTGGCGATGATCAACGGCCATAGGAAGCTGTTCCATGCTCCGATAAACGTCAGAATTCCCTGTACAGCAAAAATCGGCTTCGCAATGGGAACGATTAATTTAAAGAAGATATAGAATTCCCCTGCCCCATCAAGGCGGGCTGCTTCAAGCAAATCGGTTGGAATCGTGGTCATAAATTGTCTAAATAGGAAGATACTGAATGCTGCTGCAAGCCCGGGCAGGATGATCCCGGCCATCGTATTGGTCAAGCCCATCTCGTTCAAAATTAAGTAAACGGGAATCATCGTTACTTGTGCAGGAATCATCATGGTTGCAAGCACTATATAAAAGATTTTTTCTTTTCCTTTAAAATGAAATTTTGCAAATCCATAACCAGCCATGGCATTAAAGAATAATCCTAAAAAGGAAAATAAGACGATTACAAGGGTATTTCTCAAATACACACCAAAATTCATGCTTTCAAATAAGTTAAGATAGTTTTCCAATGTAGGGTTCTCTGGAAACAAGGTAGGTGGTATTTGCAATACTTCACTTTCAGGTTTGAATGAGCTTGAAATCATCCAAATGAAAGGGATGGAAACAAGGATTCCACCAAGAATCATAAGTAAGGCTACCAGTGTTTTTTCGGTTTTTCGTTTCATTGTATTTGCTTTCATTGTTTCAGCCCCGATACTAATAAATTTTCAGACTTAATATTCTGTATCAGATTTTCTAAGCTTGAATTGGAATAGCGTAATCATAATGATAAAGATAAAAAGAATAAAGGAACCTGCTGCGGCATAACCAAATTCACTGAATTGGAAGCCTTTTTTGTAGATGAATAATGCCATGGAGATCGTACCATCCAATGGACCGCCATTAGTCATGACAAATGGTTCTTCGAAGAATTGCAACCAGCCAATCAGGGTGGTGATCGTCACGAAGAATGTAGCATACCGGAGTAATGGTATCGTGACATTGAACAGTACCTGCAATCGATTGGCACCATCCATTTCAGCAGCCTCATAATAGGACTTCGGTATTCCTTGCAAGGCAGCAAGGAAGATGATCATATTGATTCCGATTCCCTTCCATACGGCTAAAACAATCAACGATAGTTTCGCAATCGTTGGCTCTCCTAACCAAGGAATTTTATCCACATCTACCAGTGATAATAGGTAGTTGAACAACCCGTACTCTGTATTGTAAAGAAATCCCCATATAACTGCGACGGCAATGATATTTGTGATGGAAGGCATGTAGTATACGCCCCGAAATACTTTGAACAACGAGCTTGTTCCGTAGTTCAGCAATAAGGCGATTCCCAAAGAGAATATAATGACAAGGGGAACACCGATGACAACATAAAACAACGTATTAATGATCGACTTATGAAATAAATCATCCGTTATCAACTTTGAATAATTCTCTAGCCCGATGAAACTGATATTGGACCAATCAGCTAAGCCCTTTAAGTCAAGATCTGTAAAGCTTATAAAGAACGCTACAATGATCGGAATGATACTAAAGACAGTCAATATGATAACCGCAGGAGCTATAAACACATATGGATGTTTATTGTTTTTATTGAATTTGAATCCATTGCCCATGATATCCCACCTAACTAAAACTACGCTTCGTAAAGGCCAGCTTGCTAAAAATGGAGCTCAGGCAAAGGTGTGATCCATATGCCTGTAACTCCAAATGTTCCTTACTATAACTTCCTAATAGAAGCGTTTGTTTCATTTATTTTCGATTTATTCTTCTACCATTTCTTGTGCTTTTTTATTAAACTGTTCTAATTCTTTGTCTAAGTCAGCGTTGCCAACGGTCACTCTCTCAATAGTTGAAAGGAATTCCTGTGCGATCTTTTCAAACTCTTTGATTTGTGGAGAGGCTTTAGTAGATTTCAGCTGTTCCCCGAACACGGATAATAGTGGATCGTCTTTTAATTTAGGCTCTTCCCATGCTTCTTTTCTTGATGGAAGAGTATTGGACATTTCCAGCCATTCCATTTGAGTATCCACTTCATTCACATAGGAGATGAATTTAAGGGACTCGTCTACATTCTCTGAATTATGGAAGACAGAGAAGTTTGCCCCACCCATGCTTGATGTATTTCTTTCTTTCTTCGGCATAACGGCCACTGCCCATTTATCCTTAAGATCCGGTGCTTGGTCATTAATGATATTGATCATCCAAGGACCACTGAAGAACATCGGTTTCACTCCATCTTTAAACGCTTGAACAATATCCATCCCTTCAGTAGTAGGGCTGATTCCTTCTTTAAAGTAGCTTGTATAGTATTCCATCGCTTCTTTAAATTCCGGACTATCGAAATTCATCTTATCTTTACCTTCAAATTCATACCCATTTTGCCATGCAAAGATAAACGGTGTGATTTGGTCGTTCCGGTCAATATCAAGACCGTAAACGTCATCGCCTCTGTCGTTTAACTTCGTCGCAGCATCTTTCATTTCATCCCAAGTAGCAGGAGCTTGATCGTATCCGGCTTCTTTTAACAGGTCGGTACGGTAGTATAAAACACGAGTATCGATATACCAAGGAATCCCGACCACTTGATCATCATAGGTCATAGAGTCCGCAGAACCTGCGAAATAATTCTCAGGTTTGAAATCCGGGTAATCCTCTAAATATGGAGTCAGATCAAGCAACGCTCCTGCATCTGCAAACTCCGGAACCCAGGTTGTTCCCAGTTGAAGAACATCAGGTCCATTTTTTGAAGCAACTGCTGTCAATAGTTTGTCATGAGCTGTTTCCCAAGGAATCGCTTGTACCTTTACTTTGATATCTGTGTTTTCTTTTTCAAATTCTTCAGCAAGTTTACTAAGCTTCTTACCTTCTTCACCCATTGCCCAGACAGTAATCGTTTTCTTCCCATCTTCAGACTCGCTTCCACCGCCGCATCCTGCTAATACAGCAGATAGCGCCAGTACACAAATCATAAAGAAAGACCATGTTTTCTTTTTCATACCTTCATCTCCATTTCTATTAGTTTGAAACCCTATTAAAAAATTGAATCAGAGGTGGTAAGAGTTGTTTTCTTATTATGGAAAATATCTTACCAGGTGTTATTGAAACGTTTCGATGACTATATTATAATCAAAGGTGTATCCGCTTTCAACACTTTTCTGAAAAATACTAGAATTTTAAGTTTCATTCCATATTATACCTATATATATATTATAGTATTTGTTGTAATAACAGGCTTTTGAAGAAGATAGTAGAGTGTGAATCTATAGTTGACTGACGATCCATTTACCTTTATACTTTTCTTCAATTGTTAATCGAAACGTTTCAATGATTAGAAAGAACCAAAATGAAAAACTCAATTGGAGGTTCTACTTATGAATGAAAATAAACTAACTGCATTACTTAACCAAATGACGTTGGATGAAAAAATTGCACAGCTTACCCAGCTTGCTACGCCTTTTTTTAAAGGGGCAAGCGATCAAGGTGAAATTACCGGCCCGATGGTCGACATGGGAATCGACGAGGAAGTTGTCCGGAATAGTGGATCCGTATTGGGAGCTTCTGGTGCAAGAAACGTTATTAACATTCAACGCACTCATATGGAAGAAAACAGACTGGGCATTCCTTTATTGGTAATGTCTGATATTGTACACGGTTTCAAAACAATCTTCCCGGTACCACTTGGGATCGGATGTTCATGGGACCTTGAGTTAGCGGAAAAGAGTGCGGAAATTGCTGCAAAAGAGGCATCAGTATCAGGAGTCCATGTGACGTTTGCCCCGATGGTTGATCTCGTTCGCGATCCTCGGTGGGGAAGAGTGATGGAGTCTACAGGTGAAGATTCCTTTTTAAACAGCCAATTTGGCAGAGCATTTGTGAGAGGGTTTCAAGGGGAAGATCTAACTCAGGATAATAATCGTGTGGCAGCTTGTGTCAAACACTTTGCAGCCTATGGTGCTGCTGAAGGCGGCCGTGATTATAACACGGTTGATATGTCGGAGCGGGAACTCAGGGAAACCTATTTACCGGCATACAAAGCGGCACTTGATGAAGGCTGTGAAATGGTCATGACCGCTTTTAATACGGTGTTTGGGATTCCTGCTACAGGAAATAAGAAGCTTATGCGTTCCATACTTCGAGAGGAAATGGAATTCAACGGCGTTCTTATATCGGATTGGGGAGCAGTGAAAGAGATGATCCCTCATGGTGTGGCAGAGGATGAAAAAGAAGCCGCACTTAAAGCGATCACAGCCGGTGTTGATATCGAAATGATGACCTCGACGTATGTGAAATATTTGAAGACACTGGTGGAAGAAAAAGCAGTTGATGAATCCATCATCGACGAAGGTGTACTGCGTATATTAGAGCTTAAACAAAAGTTAGGATTATTCGAGAATCCTTACCGCGGTGCAGATGAAAAGCTTGAACAAGAAGTGGTGTTGAGCTCTGAACACCGTGCGGCAGCTCGTAAACTAGCAGCAAAGTCTTGCGTTCTACTAAAAAATGAGAGCGTTTTACCTTTAAAACGCAATCAGAAAATTTCACTTAAAGGACCGTTTGCTCAAAATGGTGACATCCTTGGGCCTTGGTCATGGTTAGGATCGAAAGAAGATGCCGTGACATTAATGGATGGAATGAAGATGAAAGTGGAGTCTTCTCACCTTACGATTGCTAAAGGATCTGAAATTGAAACGGTTTCTGAAGAGCAATTGCTTGAGGCTGAGAGAGTGGCGGAAGAAGCAGATATCATCGTTCTGGCACTTGGTGAGGATTCTGAAATGAGCGGGGAGGCAGGGTGTAGAGCGAATATCAAACTGCCTGATGCCCAGCTGGAACTTGTTTCGCGATTGAAGAAATTAAATAAACCGATGGTGGCCATTCTATTTAATGGCAGACCACTGGATTTACATGGGGTCATCGACCAGGTCGATGCAGTCCTTGAAGCCTGGTACCCCGGAACGGAAGGCGGGGCAGCGGTTGCCGACCTATTATACGGGGATGAAAATCCATCCGGACGCCTGACCATGTCCTTCCCATATAGTGTAGGACAGGTGCCGGTTTATTATAATCACTTCAATACGGGGAGACCAAAGGGAGCACCGGATGCCCAGGTCCGTTATGTCTCTCAATACCTGGATATTCCGAATGATCCTCTTTTACCGTTTGGTTTCGGTTTAAGTTATACCTCATTTTCGTATAGCGACATGACGATTGCTGAATCTGTTATGACACCCAATCAGCCGATTACCGTTTCTGTTACCGTAACAAACAGCGGCTCTATGAAAGGAGAGGAAGTCGTTCAGCTTTATGTACGGGATGTGAGTGGGGAAGTGATCCGACCATTAAAGGAACTAAAAGACTTCCAAAAAATCGTCCTGGAACCGGGAGAGTCGAAGCAGGTTTCATTTACCCTTTCAGAATCACAGCTTCGTTATCATCATTCAGATTTACAGTTTGACAGTGACCCGGGGACTTTTATTGCCTATGCAGGTCCAAATAGTAAAGAAGGAATGGAGCAATCCTTTACATTAGTAAAATAGATGAAATGAGGGGAACAGAATGAATACTACACATAAGCTTACATCCGGTGATCTTCAATTCACCTTTTTAAATAGCGGCGATCTTTTTGAAATAAACCATGCATCTACCATGATCAATCAATTATTGACGAATCCCATCGATGGCTCGTTAAACAATCTTTACTTGCGAATCTATCAAACATCCGAAATCGAGATTGTTCCATTAATCGGTGTACAATCAACGAGTGAGGTGCGATTTTCAGAAACCCAGGTGAAGTGGTCCGGGAACCATAAGACTCTTCAATACGAAGTAACATTTACTTTGACACAAACAGGAGTTTGGTTCTGGGATGTGATGGTAGATGGACAGGACGCGGAGATCGATGTCATTTATGGACAGGATTTAGGATTGGCAGATAAAGGCGGTGTCCGCTCGAATGAAGCCTACATGTCTCAATACGTGGATCACAAAGTATTTGAAGATGATGATAAAGGATTTATTGTCTGTTCCCGTCAAAATCAACCACAATTGAATGGTTTTCCCTATATTCAGCAAGGGTCCATCAGAAAGACGGCTGGCTACTCGACGGACGGATTCCAATTTTTCGGCTTATCCTACAAGGAAACAAACAAACCGGAAATCTTGACGCAGCCTTCATTGGCAAACGAAGTC
Coding sequences:
- a CDS encoding carbohydrate ABC transporter permease; its protein translation is MKANTMKRKTEKTLVALLMILGGILVSIPFIWMISSSFKPESEVLQIPPTLFPENPTLENYLNLFESMNFGVYLRNTLVIVLFSFLGLFFNAMAGYGFAKFHFKGKEKIFYIVLATMMIPAQVTMIPVYLILNEMGLTNTMAGIILPGLAAAFSIFLFRQFMTTIPTDLLEAARLDGAGEFYIFFKLIVPIAKPIFAVQGILTFIGAWNSFLWPLIIANDESLYTLSVGLSLLQGQYANNFGLQMAGAAFMVVPIIIIFSFFQKYIVEGFTMSGIK
- a CDS encoding LacI family DNA-binding transcriptional regulator, which gives rise to MATIKDVAKLSGVAVSTASYALNNSTKVSEETRKKVLDAAKQLNYQKNGLASDLKRTNTNTIALILSDLSGPYYSELIKGVQDVTSTNGYDLIACSSIGGAQSTAIKFLKEKRVDGVIILAHNITDETILESTREGFPIVVLDRDIKHDYVLQVEVDNVEGGFQATEHLIKKGHRNIAYISGPYNSHDNELRFQGFKQALEKHDIPYRSKWKTSGGFTREGGYKATKMLIAQQDIPQAIFYANDEMAIGGLQALSEKNIRVPEDISIIGFDDIQLSEYVSPPLTTMRQPKYEAGALAVHLIFQKLAKEEVDPYYKLTTELVERRSVKDNK
- a CDS encoding sugar ABC transporter permease, whose product is MGNGFKFNKNNKHPYVFIAPAVIILTVFSIIPIIVAFFISFTDLDLKGLADWSNISFIGLENYSKLITDDLFHKSIINTLFYVVIGVPLVIIFSLGIALLLNYGTSSLFKVFRGVYYMPSITNIIAVAVIWGFLYNTEYGLFNYLLSLVDVDKIPWLGEPTIAKLSLIVLAVWKGIGINMIIFLAALQGIPKSYYEAAEMDGANRLQVLFNVTIPLLRYATFFVTITTLIGWLQFFEEPFVMTNGGPLDGTISMALFIYKKGFQFSEFGYAAAGSFILFIFIIMITLFQFKLRKSDTEY
- the bglX gene encoding beta-glucosidase BglX; this encodes MNENKLTALLNQMTLDEKIAQLTQLATPFFKGASDQGEITGPMVDMGIDEEVVRNSGSVLGASGARNVINIQRTHMEENRLGIPLLVMSDIVHGFKTIFPVPLGIGCSWDLELAEKSAEIAAKEASVSGVHVTFAPMVDLVRDPRWGRVMESTGEDSFLNSQFGRAFVRGFQGEDLTQDNNRVAACVKHFAAYGAAEGGRDYNTVDMSERELRETYLPAYKAALDEGCEMVMTAFNTVFGIPATGNKKLMRSILREEMEFNGVLISDWGAVKEMIPHGVAEDEKEAALKAITAGVDIEMMTSTYVKYLKTLVEEKAVDESIIDEGVLRILELKQKLGLFENPYRGADEKLEQEVVLSSEHRAAARKLAAKSCVLLKNESVLPLKRNQKISLKGPFAQNGDILGPWSWLGSKEDAVTLMDGMKMKVESSHLTIAKGSEIETVSEEQLLEAERVAEEADIIVLALGEDSEMSGEAGCRANIKLPDAQLELVSRLKKLNKPMVAILFNGRPLDLHGVIDQVDAVLEAWYPGTEGGAAVADLLYGDENPSGRLTMSFPYSVGQVPVYYNHFNTGRPKGAPDAQVRYVSQYLDIPNDPLLPFGFGLSYTSFSYSDMTIAESVMTPNQPITVSVTVTNSGSMKGEEVVQLYVRDVSGEVIRPLKELKDFQKIVLEPGESKQVSFTLSESQLRYHHSDLQFDSDPGTFIAYAGPNSKEGMEQSFTLVK
- a CDS encoding sugar ABC transporter substrate-binding protein yields the protein MKKKTWSFFMICVLALSAVLAGCGGGSESEDGKKTITVWAMGEEGKKLSKLAEEFEKENTDIKVKVQAIPWETAHDKLLTAVASKNGPDVLQLGTTWVPEFADAGALLDLTPYLEDYPDFKPENYFAGSADSMTYDDQVVGIPWYIDTRVLYYRTDLLKEAGYDQAPATWDEMKDAATKLNDRGDDVYGLDIDRNDQITPFIFAWQNGYEFEGKDKMNFDSPEFKEAMEYYTSYFKEGISPTTEGMDIVQAFKDGVKPMFFSGPWMINIINDQAPDLKDKWAVAVMPKKERNTSSMGGANFSVFHNSENVDESLKFISYVNEVDTQMEWLEMSNTLPSRKEAWEEPKLKDDPLLSVFGEQLKSTKASPQIKEFEKIAQEFLSTIERVTVGNADLDKELEQFNKKAQEMVEE